From the genome of Leptodactylus fuscus isolate aLepFus1 chromosome 1, aLepFus1.hap2, whole genome shotgun sequence, one region includes:
- the HOMEZ gene encoding homeobox and leucine zipper protein Homez: MSPTATNDSGVYPEDTPGLVCLPPISDDLQLIWTQAELTNELDDHPQLIHTFSYFPYPTMPEIALLCLRHGLQMEKVKTWFMVQRIRCGISWSSEEIEEARSRLLYNQDQLHFKHLISVAKKSNVFRKLEKSSHPSPKRDAGHIILPHSPCSSSRDGAPDAKKLRLNDSTPDRQIIVEFTTEQKQQSSSLDSPSTYRHCKTPTGRPPELKEARTSQVEPAAASRVCAASETENNSSVSSPATDEETRKMLSSYWTADDYKGRQAHGSNETSGGTPREDYYNRVMRRQRKTKEQLAILKSFFLQCQWARREDYKNLEEITGLPRSDIIQWFGDTRYALKHGQLRWFRDSIQERPKWLDEPQHHVSQNGRPGEHASGEHARVVTLAPDLGSPESESKPAVKVLVKLSEHSVSGRQIIKLTEPMSPCSGKTMQNVSEIQANRYATTSGTPKSVQDKVKSTSTIETSSQSQPSHQDLIQSTSQKKYDVLDRYWCTSDNIREEDLLSLIKKSGLSRKEILDWFCQKSKEPAEVEVCLDEEEDELLDEDEVVVIQD, from the coding sequence ATGTCTCCCACAGCCACCAATGATTCGGGTGTGTATCCAGAGGACACTCCAGGACTTGTGTGTTTGCCACCTATTTCTGATGATCTTCAGTTAATTTggactcaggcagagctgaccaaTGAGTTGGATGATCACCCACAGCTTATCCACACTTTTAGTTACTTTCCTTATCCTACAATGCCAGAGATTGCACTGCTTTGCTTGCGACATGGACTACAAATGGAGAAAGTGAAAACCTGGTTCATGGTACAACGTATTCGCTGTGGTATCAGCTGGTCCTCAGAAGAAATTGAAGAAGCACGCTCACGTTTGCTTTACAATCAGGATCAGCTACATTTTAAGCATCTGATTTCAGTAGCCAAGAAATCTAATGTTTTCAGGAAATTAGAAAAATCATCGCATCCTTCACCAAAGCGTGATGCAGGGCACATAATACTTCCACATTCTCCTTGCTCGTCTTCACGTGATGGGGCCCCAGATGCAAAGAAATTGAGATTAAATGATAGTACACCTGACAGACAAATTATTGTAGAGTTCACCACTGAACAAAAGCAGCAAAGCTCAAGTTTGGACTCCCCAAGCACTTACAGACACTGTAAAACGCCTACTGGCAGGCCTCCTGAACTAAAAGAGGCACGTACAAGCCAAGTTGAGCCTGCGGCAGCAAGCCGTGTCTGCGCAGCAAGTGAGACTGAAAATAACTCTTCTGTGTCTTCTCCAGCCACAGATGAAGAAACCCGTAAAATGTTGTCTTCATACTGGACTGCTGATGATTACAAAGGAAGGCAGGCTCATGGGTCTAATGAGACCAGTGGTGGAACTCCTAGAGAAGACTACTACAACCGAGTTATGCGACGACAGAGAAAAACCAAAGAACAATTGGCAATACtaaaatcattttttttgcaGTGCCAGTGGGCCCGCCGCGAAGACTACAAAAATCTGGAGGAAATAACTGGATTACCAAGGTCAGACATCATTCAGTGGTTTGGAGATACACGCTATGCACTAAAACATGGACAGCTACGGTGGTTCCGTGATAGTATCCAGGAACGTCCAAAATGGTTGGATGAACCGCAGCATCATGTGAGTCAAAATGGAAGACCTGGTGAACACGCCTCTGGAGAACATGCTAGAGTTGTGACTTTGGCTCCTGATTTAGGAAGCCCAGAATCAGAAAGCAAGCCTGCAGTGAAAGTGTTAGTAAAGTTATCTGAACATTCTGTAAGCGGCAGGCAAATTATAAAATTAACCGAACCAATGAGTCCATGCTCAGGAAAAACTATGCAAAACGTTTCAGAAATCCAGGCTAATAGATATGCAACTACTTCAGGGACACCAAAATCTGTACAAGATAAAGTAAAATCAACCTCTACAATAGAGACTTCTTCACAGTCGCAGCCTTCGCATCAGGACCTTATTCAGTCTACATCCCAAAAAAAGTATGATGTGCTCGACAGATATTGGTGTACTTCTGATAACATACGTGAGGAGGACTTGCTTTCACTTATAAAGAAATCTGGTTTAAGTCGAAAAGAGATACTAGATTGGTTTTGTCAGAAATCTAAAGAACCTGCTGAAGTGGAAGTATGTCTggatgaagaggaagatgagctGTTAGATGAAGATGAAGTTGTTGTCATTCAGGACTAA